A region from the Triticum urartu cultivar G1812 chromosome 1, Tu2.1, whole genome shotgun sequence genome encodes:
- the LOC125536260 gene encoding uncharacterized protein At5g39865-like, translated as MAMWPSWVKTRASRSKSSPSTALVAAAATTRRFSIASHSPSLKDIPSLVRPEHPRPPRVFHRLRVAASALRLLRALKSASAHATAREPEVHVVLYSTSLRVVRRTYEDCYTVRFILRGIGATVDERDLAVDNAFVAEFAALLPPRLGLALPQVFVDGRHLGGIEEVQRLHECGELNRIVAAPTISSAPAHPPCGCCGDERHVPCGSCDGSRKKHSDDGSRKKQSDDEDGALTCAACNASGLVRCPDCLFPAAA; from the coding sequence ATGGCTATGTGGCCTTCTTGGGTGAAGACGCGCGCTTCCAGGTCCAAATCCTCCCCGTCCACCGCGCTCGtcgccgctgccgccaccacccgGCGCTTCTCCATCGCCTCCCACTCCCCCTCCCTCAAGGACATCCCGTCGCTGGTCCGCCCGGAGCACCCCCGCCCGCCGCGCGTCTTCCACCGCCTCCGCGTCGCGGCCTCCGCCCTCCGCCTCCTCCGCGCCCTCAAGTCGGCCTCGGCGCACGCCACCGCCCGGGAGCCAGAGGTGCACGTGGTGCTCTACTCCACCTCCCTCCGCGTCGTCCGCCGCACCTACGAGGACTGCTACACCGTGCGCTTCATCCTGCGGGGGATCGGCGCCACCGTCGACGAGCGCGACCTGGCCGTGGACAACGCCTTCGTGGCGGAGTTCGCCGCGCTCCTGCCGCCCCGCCTGGGCCTGGCCCTCCCGCAGGTCTTCGTGGACGGCCGCCACCTCGGGGGCATCGAGGAGGTCCAGCGCCTCCACGAGTGCGGCGAGCTCAACCGCATCGTCGCGGCCCCGACGATATCCTCCGCCCCGGCCCATCCCCCCTGCGGCTGCTGCGGCGACGAGCGCCACGTGCCCTGCGGCAGCTGCGACGGGAGCCGGAAGAAGCACAGCGACGACGGGAGCCGCAAGAAGCAGAGCGACGACGAGGACGGCGCCCTCACCTGCGCCGCCTGCAACGCGAGCGGCCTAGTCCGGTGCCCGGACTGCCTCTTCCCGGCGGCCGCCTGA